Sequence from the Ostrea edulis chromosome 8, xbOstEdul1.1, whole genome shotgun sequence genome:
TTCAGTCTTTTTTAATGACAACTTaagataatacgatatgaaTTTCAGTCTTTTTAATGACAACTTAAGATAATACTATATGAATTTCAGTCTTTTTAATGACAACTTaagataatacgatatgaaTTTCAGTCTTTTTAATGACAACTTaagataatacgatatgaaTTTCAGTCTTTTTAATGACAACTTaagataatacgatatgaaTTTCAGTCTTTTTTAATGACAACTTAAGATAATGCGATATGAAGTATTGTGTTGTTTAtggatgcttgattttgattttacagaagaaataaggtTTAATAATTGttgagtaaataaattatgcctgttcgtttctttaatccgtgattttagtcttgaataAGCCTTATGGAAATATCCAGAACGAAGCGCCAAGAACGGGGTAACATCATTCAACCAATCGCCCATTATCGGGCGTTTCCGGCAAGTCGGCAAGTTGCGATTGatttacaacatgatcagcataaaattatggaggtgttcagtgttagttataccTATAATAGTTTAGACTAAacccatatttttcattttatgaagattaataattatattacttatatacatcTACTTCAACGAAGGACAGCCCCtcccgagaccaacgatctgacacatcaTATTAGTGAACCAAACGACGTACACGTACTGtgcaaaacttttgataaagaAAGTAAAAGCATACTAGTGCATTCCACTTTGCATGAAATGTAAAGAATGGAAATATataattcttgaaaaattaGATTCAGAAATGCCAACCTATTTCTGATAATGATAACTACACGTGCACAGAATGTAACTAAgtacaatttaggcctatgctcggcgcttatggccattgagcggGAAGGGAcctctatcgtgccacacctgctgtgacacggaaccttggcttttgcagtctcatccgaaggaccgccccattttgtcgcctcttatggcaagcaaggggtactgagggcctattctaacccggatccccactaAATTTAGTAAAATGTGAGCACTAAAAAGTTCGATTGCATTATACATGTCTTATATGTGCATGTGTATTTCATGGTTAGTTTACGTGTTTCTTTTATCACTCTTCCGGGATGGCATATGTTTTGATAACGTATCATTAGAAGGGTTTTTTCCCCCAAGATGTTGTCATTCAGTTAGCAAAGCCATATTTCTAAAGCTAGCTCTATGGTTTCTCAGTTTTATTGAGTAAAATTTTATAGTTTACCTCGTTGAATAAAATCATAGAATCAAAGTACGTGTTTGCATATAAAAGGAAAGTAAGAAAGTTTAATTGTCCACAAATTTACATACCAGCGACGTCTTCATTTTAAGCAAAGTCACGAAATTCAATCCCACAGAAACCACACTAGTTAGATCCAAGGAAAACGGATTACTTTCTTTACAGACTAAAACATTCTTTTAGAAATGATTTTTGAACTTAAAGGAATGATATTATGAAGGATATTTTTGCACAAAGACTTTACTGCTCCACTGTCGTTGCACAAGGTAATTTCCTTTGAATAAATGGTGTCATCGTTATAAGAAATAGCCAAAATTTGATAGTAATGGGAAGATCACCTGTTAATGAGAAATTAAGTTGTATTTTGATATGTTAAATGTCAATTTTCTACGCAGATTTAACAAGTAACAAGGGCCTTTTTCTATCTTACAAACTatctttaattttatttttctgatGTCTTAAATTTGGAACTACGGGATATTTTGAAAGTAGTATCCGATATTGAGCTAGAACATGTAGATAGTTTTAGCATTCGATGTAATAGTTGTTATGATATCATTCCTACAATACACGCCCTTATATTATTTCTTGATGCAATGCCAAATTTAGTAATAATCAATTCATTGACATTTTGAAACAAAtcataccatattttgtacgAACTGGTTGAGTACGTTAAAcacaacataaaaataaactgGAATGATAATGTAATGTTCATCATGTTCATGAGTGTAATTCTATGGTTGAATAATTTCTGCTATTTTCGACGGATGAACATACGCTAGAATCGTTTTCTCCTCCATCATTGAGAAAAATAGCAAGAATCCAAAAAAGGTTATTTATCCAAAACCAAGAGTGTTCAACTCCTGAAAATGAGTGATTTTATAATATCCACCCATGTTTTCTCAAACATCAACGCACACCTGTTCTGAAACTTTATtgggaaaaatatttcaacagatTTGCATGCGTATAGCTATAATGCACCTCATCTTGTCACAGAAAATCCAATTATTTCAAGTattaatagaaaatggaaatCAAGACGGAAACTTCCACATAAATTAATTTATCTTTGTTTAAATTGAAGGCCACTTTTAAAATGTGGTTGCTCAAGATTTACCTCGGCAATATGGATTTTGGCACAATCCTTTAATTGTCTTAATTAGCAGCGCACGAAAATGCAAATTGCTGTAGCGAAACAGAATTCCCGCGTTCCTGAACTTGCTATATAAACCCTGGGCTCGGGCAAGTTAAGTCAGAACGCAATAAGCTTACAAATCATAAACAGCCGTTGGAAAACTAGCAATACTGGTAAGAATGTTTGATTGTTTTTCCGTAAGTCTCTGAAAAAGAGCATTACATCATATACATGTCTAAATGTTTGGTTGttgttgggggagggggggttgttttgttttttgggtttttttttttttcaagtataCTTTATTTCTAAAGCTAGCAATGTTTATCCACAAAACATAAGAATTcggggggttttttttaattgaattttaaGACATAAggagaaaaatataaaatatatattcaatgatGCAATGTGGATTAATTAATAATTTGATTAATCATTTTCTATTCACAGACTGGGGAATACAACGGGGTTTATTTGAATCATGCGCGCGTGTCTGACTCTTATCGCTTTCGCCTGCTTTGTAGCATTGGCGCAAAGCGCACCCTTAGGTAAGTTTCTAGTTGTTATGAATTAAAATACCAAATAACtatttaaataaatgacattcatAATACGTATACAAAACGATAAATAATAATATTTCAGAAAAGTTGGTCTTTCATACTGAATTCTAAAATAGTGAATCGTAATATATAAATCGtgataaaattgtatttaaaattatgttgcaaAGTAAAAACGACATAGAAGGCTTTCTTGCAAATTTCAGCATGCGTAGATCCAGGATGCTACGACCCATGCAAAAGTACAAACTGTGGCGGAAATGGTAAATATAGCGGAAAAGGTAACTATGGCAATGAAGGCAAAGGAGAGGACGGTGAAAGTTTTGTTGGACATGACGATGAGGGCTTTAAGGATGATAAAGATGATGATTCCAACGGTCATTATTCCAACGGTCATTATTCCAACGGTGGTGATTCCAACGGTGGTGATTCCAACGGTGGTGATTCTAACGGTCATTATTCCAACGGTGGTGATTCCAACGGTCATTATTCCAACGGTGGTGATTCCAACGGTGGTGATTCCAATGGTGGTGATTCCAACGGTGGTGATTCCAACGGTCATTATTCCAACGGTGGTGATTCCAACGGTGGTGATTCCAACGGTCATTATTCCAACGGTGGTGATTCCAACGGTGGTGATTCCAACGGTCATGATTCCAACGGTGGTGATTCCAACGGTGGTGATTCCAACGGTGGTGATTCCAACGGTCATGATTCCAACGGTGGTGATTCCAACGGTGGTGATTCCAATGGTGGTGATTCCAACGGTCATTATTCCAACGGTGGTGATTCCAACGGTCATTATTCCAACGGTGGTGATTCCAACGGTGGTGATTCCAACGGTCATTATTCCAACGGTGGTGATTCCAACGGTGGTGATTCCAACGGCCATTATTCCAACGGTGGTGATTCCAACGGTGGTGATTCCAACGGTCATTATTCCAACGGTGGTGATTCCAACGGTGGTGATTCCAACGGTGGTGATTCCAACGGTCATTATTCCAACGGTGGTGATTCCAACGGTGGTGATTCCAACGGTCATTATTCCAACGGTGGTGATTCCAACGGTGGTGATTCCAACGGTGGTGATTCTAACGGTGGTGATTCCAACGGTGGTGATTCCAACGGTCATTATTCCAACGGTGGTGATTCCAACGGTGGTGATTCCAACGGTGGTGATTCCAACGGTCATTATTCCAACGGTGGTGATTCCAACGGTGGTGATTCCAACGGTCATTATTCCAACGGTGGTGATTCCAACGGTGGTGATTCCAACGGTGGTGATTCCAACGGTCATGATTCCAACGGTGGTGATTCCAACGGTGGTGATTCCAACGGTGGTGATTCCAACGGTCATTATTCCAACGGTGGTGATTCCAACGGTGGTGATTCCAACGGTCATTATTCCAACGGTGGTGATTCCAACGGTGGTGATTCCAACGGTCATTATTCCAACGGTGGTGATTCCAACGGTGGTGATTCCAACGGTCATTATTCCAACGGTGGTGATTCCAACGGTGGTGATTCCAACGGTCATGGTGGTGATGTATCCGACAATGGCCATGactaattttatgaatattgacTCTGACAGCAGATATAAACATGTTTATATAGATGTTAAGCAGTTTGTTGTACCACCTTCACACTGACAGATTTTTCTTATGAGTCCTTACGGATATCCGACTCGTggtcaatcgcaagcattcgtaaaccactcgtcggtatccgttGATAACTCGTCAGAACTAGCACCCACTCGTAAGGGTCCGTGAAAGTAGGGGCGAATTTTCacgattgtccacggatttcatttCCCGTAAAGAacccgtaaataacttgtaacaataCGTAAGAATcgtaaactgctcgtaagaatccgtaaaacactcgtaaaaagtttttttttacgaatcttTGCGGTTAGCTTACGATATGTTACGGGTAGTTTACAagttgtttacggattattacgaatgcctaagtgatatctacgatttcattcacgtcgggttacaatcgcttttcggattgttcagagtcattacgagTACCTTACGTATAGACACGATTAATGtacgagtacatacttaaactttacgattaaggaaaggtataaaAGACGCAAAATCTGACAGATTCTTCCAGTTGTTATCAAGATATCAAAAAAAGgttacatataaatgtcagttgtcgaaAGATGTTACAAAGCCAATTGCGAACACTTTTgagtcaaaaacgtaaacaatcgtaACTAACTTCTAACTATTCGTAACAGCACGTTATCAACACGTTAACAGGTCGTGATTTACACGTTAAAGCTAAGCTAAATAATAAATTTCCGTAATATACTCGTAACAATCCCTAAAAAGCTCGCAAAATATCGTAAATTGCTCGTATTCAGCCGTGTTCATTCGGAACAATCGTAAATGTTTGCCGTAAATGCATCGCAAGAACTCGTGATAAACCGTAAGAAAAATCTGTGAATGTGAAGGTACCattagcaaacttgaattttTAACGGTTGATAAAAATAGCTTCGAAATATCTCAACATTTAGTTATAACTTTAGATTCCCTTGCCTTTGGGTTTTAATGGTGCTTTCAAGTTAGATTCACAGTGCGGGGCTGTCGCACCCCTCTACACAATGAATTCTATTACAAAAGAAAGTATACGcaaatgttttgtatattgaatattcatatcattGCGAAATTTCACGCGATGTGATGTCATAAGTCTGATATTGTCAAAAGATCGAAGTAGGAACGAAATTCGCTACATTCGACATAGAGATCGGTGAAATTGACTTttagaatttcaaaatgatttggATGACATTGCGTTAtctgaatgaaaaaaaattcggATGAGGGGTTGGGCACAATAAGTATTTCGCAGACTTTAGATATACAACACGTGCTTTTAGCAGGTGAGAATCATTGCTTGCATTTGAATTCAATTGAACACGTCGATTTTGCTTAATTTATTTCTATGTTGCGTTTCTTATGTTTTCACCTTTGAATAAATGGTACAAAAGTGTTGGCTTTCGTAgatgatttattgtatattgtttaacgtccctctcgtgaATTTCAttccatatggagacgtcaccattgttggtgaagggttgcaaactttcggcctatgctcagcgcctccggcctttgagcagggagaggcCTTTAACGTGCCATACCTGGTacgacacggaacctcggtttttgcggtctcattcgaaggacagcctcatttagtcaccttttacgacaagaaaggggtactgaggatctattctaacccggatcctcacgtaGTAGGTATGTACTAATTAGTAATGTGTAAGACATATTAGCTGttattatccttcagaatagtacagtcaatttcattagtcGGGGGCTGGTCATGTGAAGGGAGACAATTCGTGATGTCTCCCTCACGCGCATggtgacaactgtgttgtctccctCTAGACGATAACTTCTattattatccttcagaatGATAAAGTCAATGTCATTGGTCGAGAGCTGGTCACGTGGAGGGAGATAATTCATGATGTCTCCCTCACGCGCAGggtgacaactgtgttgtctccctttagAAGATAAATTTTAATGGCACAAACGAGAAAGCTCTatcaaaaataattgaaaatatgcgGGATCGTTAATCGTAAACTTTTGCGTCAACATTAACGGTCACAAATAACAATCGAAAGGAAAATTATTTCCattttaatgcaattttgcattatacttgatgtttacgtttttgtctTGAAATACGTTACGAAATGTTCACGTTTGGTGTTATgttttgtgacgtcacaattgaaagcTTTCTCTCGTACAACTTTCTCAAACCGCAATGTTTTGTTTTCGTTAACATATATACGCAActaggttaagggcttccatagtaaaatgcacaataatcatggggtgaaattgcacctcaaattcgtaggtatcattacacttgttacggttaaacaccgaaacgatactacccatatgttgactgtgactgagctaccgtaaattccccacatggtaatttcccgtgacgtcacttaaatatcacgtaacactttatttATGGAAATCAGCAAGAGGCCCTGcttgtgaacaaaagttcaAGTTCATGCGGGTAACCAGCTGAATATTTATTGATGTACTCAGAAAAGAATAAAATCCTTAACATGAAAAGTGTTAGGAGCAAATGCATACTCAAACTAACCATGCTGTAATTTCACAACATATCAACAGTTTTGAATTTGAACTGCCTTTGATGTCATCATTTTTTTCCGAATGCACTCGAGActctaacaaatatttttaaaaaaatcttaaaattcgccacaataaaggaagttggagacagaaataagaaatcactgttaccagcatataaatgtttctttaattaatttggtGTTCAAACCATTATATTTCTGCACCAGTAAAGCTTTCCGCGAATAcctgcagtttttgcccctgtgcggcatatctgatgtggtttcaatttaatacccattcaaatcagtacaaaaaccaataatttctcatttattaagaattaataCTTCTGTGTGatacagtttttattttcctattcaaaacatcgcttggggagaactctcgtatattacGTCAAAATTTACGTCAAATTTGGTGACGTCGTCAGGTTAACATAAAGTTTTCTgttgaatatattacagctactatggtagataaagaataacaatggtcattttcataaatggcacattctcaaataccagaatttagtattttggaGAATTTCcttgacagggcagattttggctaaaaccgtaccttgttctttggtTTAAACTTCAATGTCAAGTTAATCACTGAATTGTATGCAAAGTTTGGGTTATCACCAATGTAATTCTTCACGAATCGGAACACAATAGAATTCatcggtatttgtttttaattggcatacgcaatattccatatatgtatattctcaatattatatgcgtggtattaagttggagcaaaatgtcatttcataggtatactcaggaaaaaacgcagtgtttctgagaaactagaaacacagcttcaaagggaagataattatgaaacggTTACGGTTATCAGTGGCAgggcattcgcttcgtaaccgggaggtataGTGTGTTCGAACCCCGCTCATGACATGCCACGTCGAACCTGAGATGTAGACATACATGTGCTCTTCGACAAACACTCGagaaaagtgagaatcacgggtctttcagataggcACCTGATGTCACCTcgactgtgtccaggggtccgtgtttggcctactttttattttgtattctttatagaaattacgcAAATTCGAATTCATCACTATTCGATATCTTCAGCTTCCAgacatagagtagatccaagtttgtacAATTCAttgtccccgggggtagggtttGGCCACAATGGGAGATCAAAGTATTATGTGCTGATATATGgggaaatctttttaaaaacctCTTGAACTACTTAAACTAAgcctttcatattttgtatacaagttatttatggcaagaccttattattttgtgaccttgatctggatgtttgacctacttttactaCAATCCTTATctatttaatatctcctgaactatttaagatagagatttcatattctgtatatcgatttcttatgacaaggcCTTCATATCATACAATGATCAGTTATCTtagtcttatccagaacagcaagatcatgtcaATTATATTGTTGTTGAGGTatatctgtgttatgtgaattcattttcggTTATGTTGTGATCGTTTGGTGcaaggttggggccacaatacggggtcaaaattttgatggaaataaagattgatttaaaaaatcttttgaaaatcacaacagctgaacgaTGACAGGACCAATGTGACTCAGTTGAGCGATATTGCCCATGGGcatcttgttttctttttgcTGCCAATAGGGGCATAttattttacaaacatgttTTCATAGTTGATGTAGTAAATCAACatcatagattttttttttaataaatggcTTAAAATGACATAAAACTCAGCTAGTTTCTAAACTAACACATCCATAGTAAACTTGTTTGGATAAACCCTTTCTACATTTAAGTCTTGtttggtgtatgtaatgaaGTCACAAAATACAGTTACTGTGATTAGAAGCTGTCCCAGGACTTGATACCAATGGGAATACTCGTGAAAAGTGTAGacaacgaagagtgatcaatctcataattcttataagcaatacaaaatagaga
This genomic interval carries:
- the LOC125662956 gene encoding uncharacterized transmembrane protein DDB_G0289901-like encodes the protein MRACLTLIAFACFVALAQSAPLACVDPGCYDPCKSTNCGGNGKYSGKGNYGNEGKGEDGESFVGHDDEGFKDDKDDDSNGHYSNGHYSNGGDSNGGDSNGGDSNGHYSNGGDSNGHYSNGGDSNGGDSNGGDSNGGDSNGHYSNGGDSNGGDSNGHYSNGGDSNGGDSNGHDSNGGDSNGGDSNGGDSNGHDSNGGDSNGGDSNGGDSNGHYSNGGDSNGHYSNGGDSNGGDSNGHYSNGGDSNGGDSNGHYSNGGDSNGGDSNGHYSNGGDSNGGDSNGGDSNGHYSNGGDSNGGDSNGHYSNGGDSNGGDSNGGDSNGGDSNGGDSNGHYSNGGDSNGGDSNGGDSNGHYSNGGDSNGGDSNGHYSNGGDSNGGDSNGGDSNGHDSNGGDSNGGDSNGGDSNGHYSNGGDSNGGDSNGHYSNGGDSNGGDSNGHYSNGGDSNGGDSNGHYSNGGDSNGGDSNGHGGDVSDNGHD